One Chiloscyllium plagiosum isolate BGI_BamShark_2017 chromosome 14, ASM401019v2, whole genome shotgun sequence genomic region harbors:
- the cdkn2aipnl gene encoding CDKN2AIP N-terminal-like protein codes for MEDSMLDDFLKRNREMADHSLERLRGLSESDKHWTARRSFLVRNLSDYPRDRLDYLVALSMVWSNHVFMGCRYSDQLMEKVLDMADGVHVEDAPHFTTRDEIMQQRK; via the exons ATGGAGGATTCTATGCTCGATGACTTTCTCAAGAGGAACCGGGAGATGGCGGATCACAGCCTGGAGCGGCTGCGCGGCCTGTCTGAAAGCGACAAACACTGGACGGCGCGAAGGAGCTTCCTGGTCCGGAACCTGTCCGATTACCCGCGGGACCGCCTGGATTACCTGGTCGCGCTTTCCATGGTCTGGTCCAACCATGTCTTCATGGGCtgtcg TTACAGTGATCAGCTTATGGAAAAGGTTTTGgatatggcagatggtgttcatgTGGAAGATGCACCACATTTCACCACGAGAGATGAAATAATGCAACAG agaaAGTAA